A genomic stretch from Helianthus annuus cultivar XRQ/B chromosome 1, HanXRQr2.0-SUNRISE, whole genome shotgun sequence includes:
- the LOC110880119 gene encoding polyubiquitin — MTSLKKPNGDDRSGNRKRKNSSDSYFEAEECDEGEIKVMTATGKIISLTVKGSDTIARIKHEIEAEEGIPCRQQELIFDEMILQDTDIIGNLGIEKESTTLKLMRNSKGFMNIFVKTTGSSPTTLSIEVTPSDTIAKVKANAIEKVKAKMLDDRVGKVLIFNDIVLDDNDTLADLNVINGSTLTSIHKSVDLSYMEIFVNIYTGKTISLLVNPTCSIDDVKSMIQSKEGIYYEEQVLIFNELVLEDSGTLFDFHVNRKSTLTLMRRSKGYSESLKIFIKLLTGEIFTHIVKSSDTVRSVKAKIQDKVHIRRHEQELIFNEIILCDDDTLASYNINNESTLTVMRVSPGFMPIFIKTLTGKTITLEVESSDTILNVKTKIQNREGIPPDQQRLVLSIGNTGKLLDQDRLTLADYDVHKESIIHLVLRLRG, encoded by the exons ATGACTTCGTTGAAGAAACCGAACGGAGATGATCGGTCTGGTAATCGGAAGAGAAAAAACTCCAGTGACAGTTATTTTGAAGCCGAGGAGTGCGACGAAGGCGAGATAAAGG TAATGACCGCCACCGGTAAGATCATCTCACTCACTGTCAAAGGCTCAGACACCATTGCCCGCATTAAACACGAGATCGAGGCCGAGGAAGGTATTCCGTGCCGCCAGCAGGAACTGATCTTTGATGAAATGATTCTTCAGGACACCGATATCATAGGGAACTTGGGCATCGAGAAGGAATCCACCACCCTCAAACTCATGCGTAACTCAAAGGGATTTATGAATATATTCGTCAAGACCACCGGCTCCTCTCCTACGACTTTGTCTATTGAAGTCACACCCTCGGACACCATCGCCAAAGTGAAGGCCAACGCTATCGAAAAAGTGAAGGCCAAGATGCTTGATGATCGCGTTGGGAAAGTTCTCATCTTTAATGACATTGTCCTCGACGATAATGACACGCTTGCTGACTTGAATGTTATTAACGGATCCACCCTTACAAGCATTCACAAATCTGTGGACTTGTCCTATATGGAAATATTTGTGAATATTTACACAGGAAAGACCATCAGTTTGTTAGTCAACCCGACATGCTCCATTGATGATGTGAAATCGATGATCCAGTCGAAGGAAGGTATTTATTACGAGGAGCAGGTGCTGATCTTCAATGAATTGGTTCTTGAGGACAGTGGGACCCTTTTCGACTTCCACGTCAACAGGAAATCGACCCTCACGCTTATGCGTAGATCAAAGGGATATTCCGAATCCCTGAAGATATTCATCAAGTTGCTCACTGGAGAGATCTTTACTCATATAGTCAAATCGTCAGACACTGTCCGTAGCGTAAAAGCCAAAATTCAGGATAAGGTGCATATTCGCCGTCATGAGCAGGAGTTGATCTTCAACGAGATTATTCTCTGCGACGATGACACTCTTGCTAGTTATAACATCAACAATGAATCCACACTCACAGTTATGCGTGTATCACCGGGATTCATGCCTATATTCATCAAGACCCTCACCGGAAAGACCATTACTCTGGAAGTTGAATCCTCTGACACCATCCTAAATGTGAAAACCAAGATCCAAAATCGGGAAGGTATTCCCCCCGACCAGCAGAGGCTGGTATTAAGTATCGGAAACACCGGAAAGCTACTAGATCAGGATCGCCTTACCCTTGCTGACTACGACGTCCACAAGGAATCAATCATCCATCTTGTTTTAAGATTAAGGGGATGA
- the LOC110880102 gene encoding polyubiquitin-B, whose product MADCSSLRKPNVDGDDRPGNRKRKNPSDDVNDYSEADESDDCEIKVMTANGRIISVEVKELDTIRTIKLQIEDREGISCCQQELIFNEMLLHDTDTLEDLCIDKGSTLKLMRNSRMNIFVQTPSPYHLIYSLQVKPSDTIGNVKAKLRSHYGCIWDVLVFNEIVLDDDNDTLADFNIINGSTLTCIAKSVKSMTIFVDSYTGKTFSLSVHCTDTITKVKSGIEHREGIPIDEQVLIFNKMVLEDSGTVLDFQINRKSTLTLLHRSRGFMKIFINTLTGEGIMKIFIKTLTGDQTITLEVKPSYTIHNIKAKIQDEVHIPLNAQELIFNKMVLHDTDTLASYNINNKSTLTVMRISRGFMHIFIKTFSGKTIALEVKPFYTIQNVKSAIYNMEGIPNCQQRLIFNGKRLGDSQYEKQLGDSRTLADYNVHHESTIHLVLILRGGMMKVID is encoded by the exons ATGGCTGACTGTTcttcgttgaggaaaccaaacgtagacggagatgataggcctggtaaccggaagagaaaaaacccCAGCGACGACGTCAACGATTATTCTGAAGCCGACGAGAGTGACGATTGCGAGATAAAGG TGATGACCGCCAACGGTAGAATAATCTCTGTTGAAGTCAAAGAATTAGACACCATTCGCACCATTAAACTCCAGATTGAGGATAGAGAAGGTATTTCGTGTTGCCAGCAGGAACTGATCTTCAATGAAATGCTTCTTCATGACACCGATACCCTTGAGGACTTGTGCATCGACAAGGGATCTACCCTCAAACTTATGCGCAACTCAAGGATGAATATATTTGTGCAGACACCTAGCCCCTACCATTTGATTTATTCGCTCCAAGTCAAACCCTCAGACACCATCGGCAATGTGAAAGCCAAGCTGCGTAGTCATTATGGTTGTATTTGGGATGTGCTGGTCTTCAATGAAATCGTCCTCGACGACGATAATGACACGCTTGCTGACTTCAACATTATCAACGGATCCACCCTCACATGCATTGCTAAATCTGTGAAATCGATGACAATATTTGTGGATTCCTACACCGGAAAGACCTTCTCTTTGTCCGTCCACTGCACAGACACCATCACCAAAGTGAAATCGGGGATCGAGCATAGGGAAGGTATTCCTATTGACGAGCAGGTGTTAATCTTCAACAAAATGGTTCTTGAGGACAGTGGGACTGTTTTAGACTTCCAGATCAACAGGAAATCAACCCTCACGCTTTTGCATAGATCAAGGGGATTCATGAAGATATTCATCAACACCCTCACTGGAGAGGGAATAATGAAGATATTCATCAAGACCCTCACCGGAGATCAGACCATTACTCTGGAAGTCAAACCCTCATACACCATCCACAACATAAAAGCCAAGATCCAGGATGAGGTGCATATTCCACTTAACGCTCAGGAGTTGATCTTCAACAAGATGGTTCTCCACGACACTGATACCCTTGCTAGCTATAACATCAACAATAAATCAACACTTACGGTTATGCGTATATCACGGGGATTCATGCACATATTTATCAAGACCTTCAGTGGAAAGACCATTGCTTTGGAAGTCAAACCCTTCTACACCATCCAGAATGTGAAATCAGCGATCTATAATATGGAAGGTATTCCCAACTGCCAGCAGAGACTGATATTTAACGGAAAGCGACTGGGGGATAGCCAATACGAAAAGCAATTGGGGGATAGCCGTACCCTTGCCGACTATAACGTCCACCATGAATCAACCATCCATCTTGTTTTAATATTAAGGGGAGGGATGATGAAGGTAATAGATTAG
- the LOC110880138 gene encoding polyubiquitin produces the protein MTATGKIISLNVKGSDTIARIKHQIEAEEGIPCRQQELIFDEMILQDTDIIGNLGIEKESTTLKLMRNSKGFMNIFVKTTGSSPTTLSIEVTPSDTIAKVKANAIEKVKAKMLDDSVGNVLIFNDIVLDDNDTLADLNVINGSTLTSIHKSVDLSYMEIFVNIYTGKTISLLVNPTCTIDDVKSMIQSKEGIYYKEQVLIFNELVLEDSGTLFDFHVNRKSTLTLMRRSKGYSESLKIFIKMLTGEIFTHIVKSSDTVRSVKAKIQDKVHIRHHKQELIFNEIILCDDHTLASYNINNESTVTVMRVSPGFMPIFIKTLTGKTITLEVESSDTILNVKTKIQNREGIPPDQQRLVLSIGNTGKLLDQDSLTLADYDVHKESIIHLVLRLRG, from the coding sequence ATGACCGCCACCGGTAAGATCATCTCACTTAATGTCAAAGGCTCAGACACCATTGCCCGCATTAAACACCAGATCGAGGCGGAGGAAGGTATTCCGTGCCGCCAGCAGGAACTGATCTTTGATGAAATGATTCTTCAGGACACCGATATCATAGGGAACTTGGGCATCGAGAAGGAATCCACCACCCTCAAACTCATGCGTAACTCAAAGGGATTTATGAATATATTCGTCAAGACCACCGGCTCCTCTCCTACGACTTTGTCTATTGAAGTCACACCCTCGGACACTATCGCCAAGGTGAAGGCCAACGCTATCGAAAAAGTGAAGGCCAAGATGCTTGATGATAGCGTTGGGAACGTTCTCATCTTTAATGACATTGTCCTCGACGATAATGACACGCTTGCTGACTTGAACGTTATTAACGGATCCACCCTTACAAGCATTCACAAATCTGTGGACTTGTCCTATATGGAAATATTTGTGAATATTTACACAGGAAAGACCATCAGTTTGTTAGTCAACCCGACATGCACCATTGATGATGTGAAATCGATGATCCAGTCGAAGGAAGGTATTTATTACAAGGAGCAGGTGTTGATCTTCAATGAATTGGTTCTTGAGGACAGTGGGACCCTTTTCGACTTCCACGTCAACAGGAAATCGACCCTCACGCTTATGCGTAGATCAAAGGGATATTCCGAATCCCTGAAGATATTCATCAAGATGCTCACTGGAGAGATCTTTACTCATATAGTCAAATCGTCAGACACTGTCCGTAGCGTAAAAGCCAAAATTCAGGATAAGGTGCATATTCGCCATCACAAGCAGGAGTTGATCTTCAACGAGATTATTCTCTGCGACGATCATACTCTTGCTAGTTATAACATCAACAATGAATCCACAGTCACAGTTATGCGTGTATCACCGGGATTCATGCCTATATTCATCAAGACCCTCACCGGAAAGACCATTACTCTGGAAGTTGAATCCTCTGACACCATCCTAAATGTGAAAACCAAGATCCAAAATCGGGAAGGTATTCCCCCCGACCAGCAGAGGCTGGTATTAAGTATCGGAAACACCGGAAAGCTACTAGATCAGGATAGCCTTACCCTTGCTGACTACGACGTCCACAAGGAATCAATCATCCATCTTGTTTTAAGATTAAGGGGATGA
- the LOC110932411 gene encoding polyubiquitin: MEERGLLLYSNGTVWKGNMEFLEGRPEIEKQGLLQTESYFICSLLVEPTYTIAQVKSEIERKEHVPFDEQALIFNNMVLGDSATLFDFHINRKSTMRLMHKSKGSMQMLITIFIKTLAGDEIITLKAKPTYTIRNIKAKIHYKLDIPHDDRELIFNEMVLHDNDILANCNINTESTLALMRVSTGYMHIFIKTMTGKTITLEVKPSDTIHNVKSKFYDREGWLSCVQSVIFAGKQLEDSPTLSDYNIQNESTLLFVLSKR, translated from the coding sequence ATGGAAGAAAGAGGTTTACTACTTTACTCCAATGGTACAGTATGGAAAGGAAACATGGAGTTTCTTGAGGGGAGGCCAGAAATAGAAAAACAAGGTTTGCTGCAAACCGAAAGCTATTTCATCTGTTCGTTGTTGGTCGAACCCACATACACCATTGCCCAAGTGAAATCGGAGATCGAGCGTAAGGAACATGTTCCCTTTGACGAGCAGGCCTTGATCTTCAACAATATGGTTCTTGGGGATAGCGCAACCCTATTCGACTTCCACATTAACAGGAAATCGACCATGAGGCTCATGCATAAATCAAAGGGATCTATGCAGATGTTAATTACGATATTCATCAAGACCCTTGCCGGAGATGAGATCATTACTCTGAAAGCCAAACCCACATACACCATCCGCAACATAAAAGCCAAAATCCATTATAAGTTAGATATTCCTCATGACGACCGGGAGTTGATCTTCAACGAAATGGTTCTTCATGATAATGATATCCTTGCTAATTGTAACATCAACACGGAATCCACACTCGCACTTATGCGTGTATCAACAGGATATATGCATATATTCATCAAGACCATGACCGGAAAGACCATTACTTTGGAAGTCAAACCATCTGACACCATCCACAATGTAAAATCCAAGTTCTATGATAGAGAAGGGTGGCTTTCATGCGTGCAGAGTGTGATCTTTGCTGGAAAGCAACTGGAGGATAGCCCTACCCTTTCCGACTACAACATCCAAAATGAATCGACCCTCCTTTTTGTGTTAAGCAAACGTTAG
- the LOC110880111 gene encoding polyubiquitin-B, whose translation MADGSSLRKQNVPGNRKRKNPIDDVDDYSEADESDDCEIKVMTANGRIISLEVKELDTIRTIKLQIEDREGISCCQQELIFNEMLLHDTDTLEDLCIDKGSTLKLMRNSRMNIFVQTPGPYHLIYSLQVKPSDTIGNVKAKLHSHYGCIWDVLVFNEIVLDDDNDTLADFNIINGSTLTCISKSVKSMEIYVDSYTRKTISLSVHRTDTITKVKSEIEHREGIPIDEQVLIFNIMVLEDRGTILDFQINRKSTLTLLHRSRGSIKMSLTGEGLVKIFIKTLTGDQTITLEVKPSYTIHNIKARIQDEVHIPLEAQELIFNKMVLHDTDTLASYNINNKSTLTVMRISRVFMHIFIKTPNGKTITLKVKPSCTIQKVKSTIYNLTGIPHCHQGLVFNGKLLGDGQYVKQLGDSRTLADYDVHHESTIHIVLRLRGGMN comes from the exons ATGGCTGAcggttcttcgttgaggaaaCAAAACGTacctggtaaccggaagagaaaaaacccCATCGACGACGTCGACGATTATTCTGAAGCCGACGAGAGCGACGATTGCGAGATAAAGG TGATGACCGCCAACGGTAGGATAATCTCTCTTGAAGTCAAAGAATTAGACACCATTCGCACCATTAAACTCCAGATTGAGGATAGAGAAGGTATTTCGTGTTGCCAGCAGGAACTGATCTTCAATGAAATGCTTCTTCATGACACCGATACCCTTGAGGACTTGTGCATCGACAAGGGATCTACCCTCAAACTTATGCGCAACTCAAGGATGAATATATTTGTGCAGACACCTGGCCCCTACCATTTGATTTATTCGCTTCAAGTCAAACCCTCAGACACCATCGGCAATGTGAAAGCCAAGCTGCATAGTCATTATGGTTGTATTTGGGATGTGCTGGTCTTCAATGAAATCGTCCTCGACGACGATAATGACACGCTTGCTGACTTCAACATTATCAACGGATCCACCCTCACATGCATTTCTAAATCTGTGAAATCGATGGAAATATATGTGGATTCTTACACCAGAAAAACCATCTCTTTGTCCGTCCACCGCACAGACACCATCACCAAAGTGAAATCGGAGATCGAGCATAGGGAAGGTATTCCTATTGATGAGCAGGTGTTAATCTTCAACATAATGGTTCTTGAGGACCGTGGGACCATTCTCGACTTCCAGATCAACAGGAAATCAACCCTCACGCTTTTGCATAGATCAAGGGGATCCATAAAGATGTCCCTCACTGGAGAGGGATTAGTGAAGATATTCATCAAGACCCTCACCGGAGATCAGACCATTACTCTGGAAGTCAAACCCTCATACACCATCCACAACATAAAAGCCAGGATCCAGGATGAGGTGCATATTCCACTTGAAGCTCAGGAGTTGATCTTCAACAAGATGGTTCTCCACGACACCGATACCCTTGCTAGCTATAACATCAACAATAAATCAACACTTACGGTTATGCGTATATCACGGGTATTCATGCACATATTTATCAAGACCCCTAATGGAAAGACCATTACTCTAAAAGTCAAACCCTCATGCACCATCCAGAAGGTGAAATCCACGATCTATAATTTGACAGGCATTCCCCACTGCCACCAAGGACTGGTATTTAACGGAAAGCTACTGGGGGATGGCCAATACGTAAAGCAATTGGGGGATAGCCGTACCCTTGCCGATTATGACGTCCACCATGAATCAACCATCCATATTGTTTTAAGATTAAGGGGAGGGATGAATTAG